The proteins below come from a single Arthrobacter crystallopoietes genomic window:
- a CDS encoding class F sortase — MTTEMRMVHWRRGASALLLAGLLLSQVGCSAATSPSQSAPSPETSPASPTSQVRDTTDAPLDLSALPEIPVRQATPPPSTPSQAPPRFLSIEGTTIAVDVVDVGLGDGNAMEIPDSFDEAGWYRYGPAPGDAEGNAVIAAHVDTVSDLAPFSQLQSLQSGTRILVEQSDGTVLSYRVSEVANMDKDDFDGAGLFRRSGRHQLKLVTCGGEWLDDRQDYSDNVVVTALPE, encoded by the coding sequence ATGACCACTGAGATGAGAATGGTTCACTGGCGGAGGGGAGCCAGCGCTCTGCTCTTGGCGGGCCTCTTGCTGAGCCAGGTCGGATGCTCGGCTGCCACATCGCCCAGCCAGTCTGCACCCTCGCCCGAGACCTCCCCTGCCTCCCCTACCTCCCAGGTTCGCGATACAACGGACGCTCCGCTCGATTTATCAGCTTTACCCGAGATTCCTGTCCGGCAGGCCACTCCTCCCCCGTCCACTCCAAGCCAAGCGCCGCCCCGGTTCCTGAGCATCGAAGGAACCACTATCGCCGTCGACGTGGTGGATGTCGGGCTCGGCGATGGGAATGCGATGGAGATTCCCGACTCCTTCGACGAGGCTGGCTGGTACCGCTACGGTCCGGCACCGGGTGACGCCGAAGGAAACGCCGTGATCGCCGCGCACGTAGATACGGTGAGCGATCTGGCGCCCTTCTCGCAACTGCAGTCCCTGCAGTCCGGAACCCGGATTCTGGTGGAACAATCCGACGGGACTGTGCTCTCCTACCGAGTCAGCGAGGTGGCAAATATGGACAAAGACGATTTCGACGGCGCAGGGCTCTTCCGCCGTAGTGGCCGGCACCAACTCAAGCTTGTGACCTGTGGCGGCGAATGGCTGGACGATCGGCAGGACTACAGCGACAATGTCGTTGTTACTGCATTGCCGGAATGA
- a CDS encoding RNA polymerase sigma factor — protein MPAASRIWDTDLDAAFSHGHEAALAEVYRQLAPLVHALAARALGNRTVADDVTQEVFIRAWRSRDTFDPDRARLPAWIIGITRNAISDAQTASQREFRKLRAVSLTVPDPEQPQGAAEADLLADRLVLDGELERLGEPQGSIMRLAFYEDLTHDQISRQLDLPLGTVKSHIRRSLTHLRNRLEVHHASS, from the coding sequence ATGCCCGCTGCTTCCCGCATCTGGGACACGGACCTCGACGCTGCCTTTTCCCACGGGCACGAAGCCGCGCTCGCCGAGGTGTACCGTCAGCTGGCGCCACTGGTCCACGCGCTGGCCGCACGGGCCCTCGGTAACCGGACCGTCGCGGACGACGTAACCCAGGAGGTCTTTATCCGCGCCTGGCGTTCCCGCGACACGTTCGACCCTGATCGGGCGCGGCTTCCTGCCTGGATTATCGGTATCACCCGCAACGCCATCTCTGACGCACAGACAGCGTCCCAGCGGGAGTTCCGCAAGCTGCGGGCCGTGTCCCTGACCGTGCCGGACCCGGAACAGCCTCAGGGCGCGGCCGAAGCCGACCTTCTCGCCGACCGGCTGGTTCTGGACGGAGAACTGGAACGGCTTGGCGAACCACAGGGTTCCATCATGCGGCTGGCGTTCTACGAAGACCTGACGCATGACCAGATCTCCCGGCAGCTCGACCTGCCGCTTGGTACCGTCAAGAGCCACATCCGCCGAAGCCTTACCCACCTGCGGAACAGATTGGAGGTACACCATGCATCATCTTGA
- a CDS encoding anti-sigma factor, which produces MHHLDPELLSLLALDERAGDATDMEHLRTCGTCAAEYAALRRTADAVRADPARSALVPPGLHVWAAIHGELGLDESLAQDPLAAGQPGNVDQPGTEQQKPGMLRAKRPGRTPGAGLWLAAAAAVIIAAAGITWAVTRQAPEPAPLAATELEPLEEFSVTGTAQVVRTDEGARQLTVELSEDVAQGYQEVWLIKPDLSGLISLGTMEQQTQTFTIPAEVSLDQYPIVDVSDEPVDGDPAHSGISIVRGNLSS; this is translated from the coding sequence ATGCATCATCTTGATCCGGAGTTACTTAGCCTGCTTGCCCTCGATGAGCGCGCCGGCGACGCAACCGACATGGAACACCTCCGCACCTGCGGCACTTGCGCCGCGGAATACGCGGCCCTCCGACGGACGGCCGATGCCGTCCGGGCCGACCCCGCCCGTTCCGCCCTGGTACCTCCCGGACTCCACGTGTGGGCGGCTATTCATGGCGAACTGGGACTGGACGAATCCTTGGCCCAGGATCCGCTTGCAGCCGGGCAGCCTGGGAACGTAGACCAACCAGGCACCGAGCAGCAGAAACCCGGCATGCTCCGTGCCAAACGCCCTGGACGGACTCCGGGAGCGGGTTTGTGGCTGGCGGCTGCGGCCGCAGTCATCATCGCAGCGGCAGGCATCACCTGGGCCGTGACACGGCAGGCACCGGAACCCGCCCCGTTGGCAGCAACGGAACTGGAACCGTTGGAGGAGTTCTCGGTGACCGGCACCGCGCAGGTGGTCCGGACCGATGAGGGTGCGCGCCAGCTGACTGTCGAGCTCAGTGAGGACGTGGCACAGGGCTACCAGGAAGTCTGGCTGATCAAACCTGACCTTTCGGGCTTGATCAGCCTCGGAACCATGGAACAGCAGACCCAGACCTTCACGATCCCGGCGGAGGTCAGCCTGGACCAGTACCCCATCGTTGACGTCTCCGATGAACCAGTGGACGGTGATCCCGCACATTCCGGAATCAGCATCGTCAGAGGCAACCTGTCTTCCTGA
- a CDS encoding Gfo/Idh/MocA family oxidoreductase, with the protein MTISIALIGAGSVGRRHAGVLNSLPGVRLASITDAHEPAAQALADELDLPAFTSPDEALDAVDVDAVYVCVPPFAHGPGERAALSRGLPLFVEKPVGLGRDVAEEIGALVEESGVVTGTGYHWRCMDSVEHARRLLADAPPLLANGYWLDKRPPVPWWGRMDRSGGQVVEQLTHVLDTARFLLGEAVEVYAAGLRRGLEDPDPSGRVPTPEDYEEVDDATAATVRFASGTVATLAATSVLAAKHRAALHTVSRGLYLELSEDGLSSFDGSARTDMKCGEDPRIAVDREFIEAVRGERESTRVPYAEALRSHRLACAIAESARTGRSVKLQPEAAPELRADLRPEPEPVRPSAILLTGLPAAGQAAGPRSLTVMNRRRNLIVAAAGNVEIVDEELPEVPDGGILLETLATGLSAGTELAFVKGNHPGLSSRLDPELSLFLTGSPGTGYPVRRLGYMEVAKVVRSRTDAFAEGDVLASAYGHATAHVADPMTEHLVPLPAQLDPLLGVFVAHFGPICANGLLHAAADATGGMVRGLQDGVEGRLVLVTGAGPIGLMTALFASSLGAREVAVADSDPRRRQLAEDLGFLAVDLDDDPGKLLKTRWRHGPGDRGADIVFQCRGRAEALHAALRAVRPQGTVVDLAFYTQGADAVRLGEEFHHNGLSLRCAQIGRTPRGLSAQWDRGRLSAETIKLLRSHGDLIRKHFVTDVVPFDDGPGLMHQVARRERHVITAVFAVSPLLL; encoded by the coding sequence ATGACCATCAGCATCGCCCTGATCGGAGCAGGATCGGTGGGCCGGCGCCATGCCGGCGTCCTGAACTCGCTGCCCGGTGTCAGGCTCGCCAGCATTACCGACGCCCACGAGCCCGCCGCCCAAGCGCTGGCAGACGAGCTCGACCTGCCCGCCTTCACCAGCCCGGACGAAGCGCTCGACGCCGTCGACGTGGACGCGGTGTACGTCTGCGTACCTCCCTTTGCCCATGGTCCCGGGGAACGCGCGGCGCTATCCAGAGGCCTGCCGCTGTTTGTGGAAAAGCCTGTGGGGCTTGGTCGGGACGTGGCCGAGGAGATCGGTGCCCTGGTGGAAGAGAGCGGGGTGGTGACCGGAACGGGCTACCACTGGCGCTGCATGGACTCCGTTGAACATGCCAGGCGACTGCTGGCGGACGCCCCGCCTCTGCTGGCCAACGGCTACTGGCTGGACAAGCGTCCACCTGTGCCATGGTGGGGACGGATGGACCGCTCCGGCGGACAGGTGGTCGAGCAGCTCACGCACGTGCTGGACACCGCACGCTTCCTGCTCGGTGAAGCCGTGGAAGTCTACGCCGCCGGGCTCCGCCGTGGTCTGGAAGACCCGGATCCCTCCGGCCGAGTGCCAACGCCGGAGGACTACGAAGAGGTCGATGACGCCACTGCGGCGACCGTGCGTTTTGCCTCCGGGACCGTGGCAACGCTGGCGGCCACCTCTGTGCTGGCCGCCAAACACCGGGCAGCCCTGCACACGGTCAGCCGAGGCTTGTATTTAGAGCTGTCGGAGGACGGCTTGAGCAGCTTCGACGGCTCGGCCCGGACGGACATGAAGTGCGGGGAAGACCCGCGGATCGCCGTCGACCGGGAATTCATTGAAGCCGTGCGCGGTGAACGCGAATCCACCCGGGTGCCTTACGCCGAAGCCCTCCGGAGCCATCGGCTGGCGTGTGCCATTGCCGAATCTGCACGGACCGGACGCTCGGTAAAGCTCCAGCCGGAGGCAGCGCCGGAACTGAGGGCGGATCTGAGGCCGGAACCGGAACCTGTCCGGCCTTCCGCAATACTGCTTACGGGCCTGCCGGCGGCCGGCCAAGCAGCGGGTCCGCGTTCCCTAACGGTGATGAACCGGCGTCGTAATTTGATTGTTGCCGCTGCCGGAAACGTCGAGATTGTCGACGAGGAGCTGCCCGAAGTGCCCGACGGCGGTATCCTGCTGGAGACTTTGGCCACTGGGCTGTCGGCCGGCACCGAACTGGCCTTCGTCAAGGGCAACCACCCCGGGCTGAGCTCCCGGCTGGATCCCGAGCTCAGCCTCTTCCTAACCGGATCTCCCGGCACGGGTTACCCGGTGCGCCGGCTCGGGTACATGGAAGTGGCGAAAGTGGTGCGGTCCCGCACCGACGCGTTCGCCGAGGGGGACGTGCTGGCCTCGGCCTACGGGCACGCCACCGCACATGTAGCCGACCCGATGACCGAGCACCTGGTGCCGCTGCCCGCGCAACTGGATCCGCTGCTGGGCGTTTTCGTCGCGCACTTCGGGCCGATCTGCGCCAACGGGCTCCTCCACGCGGCCGCTGATGCCACCGGCGGCATGGTGCGCGGGCTGCAGGACGGCGTCGAAGGGCGGCTCGTCCTGGTGACCGGAGCCGGTCCCATCGGCCTGATGACCGCGCTGTTCGCTTCGTCCCTGGGCGCGCGCGAAGTGGCGGTGGCGGACTCCGATCCCCGACGCCGGCAGCTGGCCGAGGACCTCGGCTTCCTCGCCGTGGACCTCGACGACGACCCGGGCAAGCTGCTCAAAACCCGCTGGCGGCACGGCCCCGGAGACCGCGGCGCCGACATCGTCTTCCAATGCCGCGGCCGCGCCGAAGCCCTCCACGCCGCCCTCCGCGCGGTCAGGCCGCAGGGCACAGTCGTGGATCTGGCCTTCTACACGCAGGGTGCGGACGCGGTGCGGCTCGGGGAGGAGTTCCACCACAACGGACTGAGCTTGCGCTGCGCCCAGATCGGCCGGACGCCGCGCGGCCTGTCCGCGCAGTGGGACCGCGGCCGGCTGTCCGCCGAGACGATCAAGCTGCTGCGCTCGCATGGTGACCTGATCCGCAAGCACTTCGTGACGGACGTTGTCCCGTTCGACGACGGCCCCGGCCTCATGCACCAAGTGGCGCGGCGCGAACGGCACGTGATTACCGCAGTCTTCGCCGTGTCGCCGCTGCTGCTCTGA
- a CDS encoding glycosyltransferase, producing MRILVNAGPWLPVPPEGYGGIETVLATLVPELRRAGVHVTLATVGPSSLEADAYLRPLAEPQFRSIAMPYNQVSGIAHAHMHALVNAMYDGGSWDLVHDHLEVVGPAVFAAMGISAPPVLQTLHWDLAKHAAFYSTFNGRGRVRFAAVSQSQLDRAPEQLRRQAIGVVPLAPAPALEVQVDPGDHALLLARITRDKGQDTAVRICAAANIPLVLAGPVAGINDPQELDRRLAEGDNALAAHPDVKYFLAEVSPLLDGRRARWIGGVAGEAKERVLRSARVLLAPNRWAEPGATGVVEALSRGVPVVGTPLGVLPSLVDHGRTGYLAASEPDLAQYLQKLDGIDPQDCRAAAAAWTPHAMAAHYIDLYEKLIREAA from the coding sequence ATGCGGATTCTGGTCAATGCCGGCCCTTGGCTCCCGGTTCCGCCCGAAGGCTACGGCGGAATCGAAACCGTCCTGGCCACGCTCGTTCCGGAACTGCGCCGCGCCGGCGTCCATGTCACCCTTGCCACCGTGGGACCGAGTTCCCTCGAGGCGGATGCCTACCTGCGGCCGCTGGCCGAGCCGCAGTTCCGCTCCATCGCCATGCCCTACAACCAAGTTTCCGGGATTGCCCACGCGCATATGCATGCCTTGGTGAATGCAATGTACGACGGCGGCAGCTGGGATCTCGTGCACGATCACCTTGAGGTGGTGGGGCCGGCCGTCTTCGCCGCGATGGGCATCTCGGCGCCGCCGGTCCTGCAGACGCTGCACTGGGACCTGGCCAAACATGCGGCGTTCTATTCGACGTTCAACGGCCGCGGCCGGGTGCGGTTCGCGGCCGTCTCGCAGTCCCAGTTGGACCGCGCTCCGGAGCAGTTGCGGCGCCAAGCCATCGGCGTGGTCCCGCTGGCCCCGGCCCCGGCACTCGAGGTGCAGGTGGATCCGGGCGACCACGCACTGCTGCTCGCCCGGATCACCAGGGACAAGGGCCAGGACACCGCGGTGCGGATCTGCGCGGCGGCGAACATCCCGCTGGTCCTGGCCGGTCCGGTGGCCGGAATCAACGACCCGCAGGAACTGGACCGCCGGCTCGCCGAGGGGGACAACGCCCTTGCCGCCCACCCCGATGTGAAGTACTTCCTGGCCGAGGTCAGTCCGCTGCTGGACGGGCGCCGCGCACGCTGGATCGGCGGCGTGGCGGGAGAGGCGAAGGAGCGGGTGCTGCGCTCGGCCCGGGTGCTGCTGGCTCCGAACCGTTGGGCCGAACCCGGGGCAACTGGAGTGGTTGAGGCGCTCTCCCGGGGCGTACCTGTGGTCGGCACGCCGCTGGGCGTGCTGCCCTCGTTGGTGGACCACGGCCGCACCGGATACCTGGCCGCCAGCGAGCCGGATCTGGCGCAGTACCTGCAGAAGCTGGACGGCATTGATCCGCAGGACTGCCGCGCCGCCGCAGCGGCCTGGACTCCGCACGCCATGGCTGCGCACTACATCGATCTGTACGAGAAGCTCATCCGGGAGGCCGCATGA
- a CDS encoding glucosyl-3-phosphoglycerate synthase, which yields MREDLRRWFASGSYQGSRYEPERLAAQKDGQKVSVVLPAKNEAATVGQIVSALRTRLVEAVPLLDEIIVIDSNSTDATSAVAAAAGAKVARQEHILPELGNVPGKGEALWKSLTVATGDIVVFIDADLHDFDPQFAVGMLGPLLTEPRVHFVKSCYDRPLNDGVTVMPAGGGRVTELVARPLLNLFWPELAGIVQPLAGEYAARRSLLERIPFVSGYGVEIGMLVDVLEAVGLEGMAQVDLGVRCHRNATDADLSRMAMQVQLTVQSRLFRRGLVAAAPASAPLTQFLREGDRFIEETCDVEISERPPMIEIPDYRLTAAKAS from the coding sequence ATGCGCGAAGACCTGCGGCGGTGGTTTGCCAGCGGAAGCTACCAGGGCTCCCGGTATGAGCCGGAGCGATTGGCGGCACAAAAAGACGGCCAGAAAGTGAGCGTCGTCCTTCCTGCAAAGAACGAAGCGGCCACGGTGGGGCAGATCGTTTCGGCGCTGCGCACCCGGCTGGTTGAAGCCGTGCCGCTGCTGGACGAAATCATCGTTATCGACTCCAACTCGACGGACGCCACGTCCGCCGTCGCGGCCGCCGCCGGCGCGAAAGTCGCCCGCCAGGAGCACATCCTGCCGGAGTTGGGCAACGTCCCGGGCAAGGGCGAGGCGTTGTGGAAATCCCTCACGGTGGCCACCGGGGACATCGTGGTGTTCATCGACGCGGACCTGCACGATTTCGATCCCCAGTTCGCCGTCGGAATGCTGGGCCCGTTGCTGACCGAACCGCGCGTCCACTTCGTTAAGAGCTGCTACGACCGGCCGCTCAACGACGGGGTCACGGTGATGCCCGCCGGTGGGGGCCGCGTGACAGAGCTCGTGGCCCGGCCGCTGCTCAACCTCTTCTGGCCCGAGCTCGCCGGGATAGTGCAGCCGCTCGCCGGTGAATACGCGGCCCGCCGCTCACTGCTCGAGCGCATCCCGTTCGTTTCGGGCTACGGGGTGGAGATCGGCATGCTGGTCGACGTGCTGGAAGCGGTGGGGCTGGAGGGAATGGCGCAGGTGGACCTGGGCGTGCGCTGCCACCGCAACGCCACGGATGCGGACCTGTCCCGGATGGCGATGCAGGTGCAGCTGACCGTCCAGTCCCGGCTTTTCCGCCGCGGGCTGGTCGCGGCCGCGCCGGCGTCGGCGCCGCTGACCCAGTTCCTGCGCGAGGGCGACCGGTTCATCGAGGAAACCTGCGATGTCGAAATTTCCGAACGTCCGCCCATGATTGAGATCCCCGACTACCGGCTGACCGCGGCCAAGGCCAGTTAG
- a CDS encoding histidine phosphatase family protein: MQNGHPSPGRQRPRLVLWRHGQTEWNVLEKAQGQADVPLDDTGRTQAKQAAAMLATFDPAFIWSSDLQRARDTAQELAVLTGRDLELDARLREYHVGIRQGTTFAEFRAQHPDIYEKFFSEDNYRVPGAELPSEVNERMKAVIDEAAAAVNDGETGVLVGHGAALRSGLLAFFEAPSHLREMFAGMANCAWTVLERHAERGWQIIDYNAQTLPDASSVLADEMPVEH, encoded by the coding sequence ATGCAGAACGGACATCCGTCCCCGGGGCGGCAGCGGCCCCGGCTGGTGCTGTGGCGCCACGGCCAGACCGAGTGGAATGTGCTGGAGAAAGCCCAGGGGCAGGCGGATGTGCCTTTGGATGACACGGGCCGCACCCAGGCGAAGCAGGCCGCGGCGATGCTGGCCACCTTCGACCCGGCCTTCATCTGGTCCAGCGACCTGCAGCGTGCCCGCGATACCGCGCAGGAACTGGCTGTGCTTACCGGCCGGGACCTTGAGCTGGACGCCCGGCTCCGGGAGTACCACGTGGGCATCCGGCAGGGAACGACGTTCGCCGAGTTCCGGGCGCAACACCCGGACATCTACGAAAAGTTCTTCTCCGAGGACAACTACCGCGTTCCGGGCGCCGAACTCCCCTCGGAAGTCAATGAGCGGATGAAGGCTGTCATCGATGAAGCTGCCGCCGCAGTGAACGACGGCGAGACGGGTGTTCTGGTCGGCCATGGAGCCGCCCTGCGAAGCGGCCTGCTTGCGTTCTTCGAAGCCCCGTCCCACCTGCGGGAAATGTTCGCGGGCATGGCTAACTGTGCCTGGACAGTGCTGGAAAGGCATGCCGAACGCGGCTGGCAGATCATCGATTACAACGCGCAGACCCTGCCGGATGCATCCTCGGTGCTGGCCGATGAAATGCCGGTGGAGCATTGA
- a CDS encoding uracil-DNA glycosylase produces the protein MQSLAVETQQEQLWNRRYDENVADVNQLCDSLKELKPGSEVPYIDPMHDTDQCRIISLFSSPTPDTGSGFITAGDHDAVTRLLGVQWQVGLRPEYVMPWNAYPWLVPGAEGKLTPAQIAEGVKPLLRFLALVPRASALVAHGTEAQKLANLFLKTENRMIYRRGFKTYKVRALSGRPFAGSPEKQQQWLEDMQAAYGDAMARTGLPRRGQ, from the coding sequence ATGCAAAGTCTGGCAGTAGAAACTCAGCAGGAACAGCTCTGGAACCGCCGCTACGATGAGAACGTCGCCGACGTCAACCAGCTGTGCGACTCCCTGAAGGAACTCAAGCCGGGCAGTGAAGTTCCCTACATCGATCCGATGCACGACACGGACCAGTGCCGGATCATCAGCCTCTTCTCCAGCCCCACGCCCGACACGGGCTCCGGCTTCATCACGGCCGGAGACCATGACGCGGTGACACGGCTTCTCGGCGTCCAGTGGCAGGTCGGCCTGCGACCCGAATACGTCATGCCTTGGAACGCCTACCCGTGGCTGGTGCCCGGTGCCGAAGGCAAGCTCACGCCGGCCCAGATCGCCGAAGGCGTCAAGCCGCTGCTGCGCTTCCTGGCGCTCGTGCCCCGCGCTTCGGCGCTGGTGGCCCACGGCACCGAAGCACAGAAGCTGGCCAATCTGTTCCTCAAGACCGAGAACCGGATGATCTACCGCCGCGGCTTCAAGACTTACAAGGTCCGCGCCCTCAGCGGCCGCCCGTTCGCCGGCTCGCCCGAGAAGCAGCAGCAGTGGCTCGAGGACATGCAGGCTGCCTACGGCGACGCCATGGCGCGCACCGGGCTGCCGCGCCGCGGCCAGTAA
- a CDS encoding uracil-DNA glycosylase: MRRMTDPAYREQQWSRRFDPNIAEVNQLCESLVERKPGSEVPFVDPVHDVDECRIVSLFASPGPGTGSRFISIENDDETAIRTLEVYEAVGLRPEHVMPWNAYPWYVFDEQDGKLTAAQISEGLKPLLKFLRLVPRASALVAHGGEAQKLADLLLKSKIPDIQKRGFKTYKVRALGGRAFAGKPADQQKWLDEVHAAYADAMARAGLLRTSR, from the coding sequence ATGCGACGCATGACAGACCCGGCATACCGAGAACAACAATGGAGCAGGCGGTTCGACCCGAACATCGCCGAAGTGAACCAACTGTGCGAGTCCCTCGTGGAGCGCAAGCCCGGCAGCGAGGTACCCTTCGTTGACCCGGTGCACGATGTGGACGAGTGCCGGATCGTGAGCCTGTTCGCCAGTCCCGGACCAGGCACCGGCTCCCGCTTCATTTCCATCGAGAACGACGACGAAACGGCCATCCGGACGCTGGAAGTCTACGAGGCAGTCGGGCTTCGTCCCGAGCACGTCATGCCGTGGAACGCGTACCCCTGGTACGTCTTCGATGAACAGGACGGCAAGCTCACCGCCGCGCAGATTTCCGAAGGGCTTAAGCCGCTGCTGAAGTTCCTGCGATTGGTCCCGCGGGCTTCTGCACTGGTGGCCCACGGAGGTGAGGCCCAAAAACTGGCCGACCTGCTGCTGAAATCGAAGATTCCGGACATCCAGAAGCGCGGTTTCAAGACCTACAAGGTCCGCGCGCTCGGCGGCCGGGCCTTTGCGGGCAAACCGGCCGACCAGCAGAAGTGGCTCGACGAAGTCCATGCGGCCTATGCAGACGCGATGGCCAGAGCAGGGCTGCTGCGGACCAGCCGTTAG
- a CDS encoding alpha-amylase family protein: MRITDTSDLWWKTAVVYCLDIETYFDSDGDGIGDIAGLAQRVDYLADLGVTCIWLMPFYPTPDRDDGYDVTDFYGVDQRLGDHGDLVEFLRTARDRGMRVIADLIVNHTSDQHPWFQSAKQSKDSPYRDYYVWRSDPPPPTSKQVVFPDQEDSIWTKEETTGEWYLHRFYKHQPDLNVTNPAVRDHIAKAMGFWLELGVNGFRVDAVPFFLETTGEEPEELPDPHEFLRDLRRFLNRRSGEGILLGEVNLPYKEQTDFFGGNEGDELNVMFDFMAMQNMYLALARQDARPLAETLAKRPAINPDNQWATFVRNHDELTLDKLSEEERQEVFAAFGPEERMQLYGRGLKRRLPPMLGGDPRHVKMVYSLLFSLPGTPVLYYGEEIGMGEDLEAEGRMAVRTPMQWTDDANAGFSTAPPGKLVSPLVDGGCGPQFVNAAQAKRDPDSLWSFMATLIRRYRECPELGWGRFELLRQPASSVLAHRCTWETASLVLVHNLSPEPATVTIDLATEDEPEDKFVGSVLLDLLGDENVELADGGRCELPLGGYGYRWLRVLHAEDRRLP; the protein is encoded by the coding sequence GTGAGGATCACGGACACATCGGACCTGTGGTGGAAGACCGCCGTCGTCTATTGCCTGGATATTGAAACGTACTTTGACAGTGACGGCGACGGCATCGGAGACATCGCCGGACTCGCCCAGCGCGTGGACTATCTGGCGGACCTCGGCGTCACCTGCATCTGGCTGATGCCGTTCTACCCCACACCGGACCGCGACGACGGGTACGACGTCACCGACTTCTACGGCGTGGACCAACGGCTGGGCGACCACGGGGACCTGGTGGAGTTCCTGCGCACCGCCAGGGACCGGGGGATGCGGGTCATCGCCGACTTGATCGTCAACCACACGTCGGACCAGCATCCGTGGTTCCAATCCGCCAAGCAATCCAAGGACAGCCCGTACCGGGACTACTACGTGTGGCGTTCAGATCCGCCCCCGCCTACCTCGAAGCAGGTGGTGTTTCCGGATCAGGAAGACTCCATCTGGACCAAGGAGGAAACCACGGGCGAGTGGTACCTGCACCGCTTCTACAAGCACCAGCCGGACTTGAACGTCACCAATCCGGCCGTCCGGGACCATATTGCCAAGGCCATGGGATTCTGGCTGGAACTCGGGGTTAACGGCTTCCGCGTGGACGCCGTGCCGTTCTTCCTCGAGACCACGGGAGAGGAACCGGAGGAGCTGCCGGATCCGCATGAATTCCTCCGGGACCTGCGCCGCTTCCTGAACCGGCGCTCGGGCGAGGGGATCCTGCTCGGCGAAGTCAACCTGCCCTACAAGGAGCAGACCGACTTCTTCGGTGGCAATGAAGGGGACGAACTCAATGTCATGTTCGATTTCATGGCCATGCAGAATATGTACCTTGCGCTGGCGCGGCAGGACGCCCGGCCTCTGGCAGAGACGCTGGCCAAGCGCCCGGCCATCAATCCGGACAACCAGTGGGCCACCTTCGTCCGGAACCACGATGAGCTGACGCTGGACAAACTCTCCGAGGAGGAACGCCAGGAGGTCTTTGCGGCGTTCGGGCCCGAAGAACGGATGCAGCTGTACGGGCGGGGGCTCAAACGCCGGTTGCCGCCGATGCTGGGCGGGGATCCGCGCCACGTCAAGATGGTCTACTCGCTGCTGTTCTCGCTGCCCGGCACGCCGGTGCTCTATTACGGCGAGGAGATCGGGATGGGCGAGGATCTGGAGGCGGAGGGCCGAATGGCTGTCCGGACCCCGATGCAGTGGACCGACGACGCGAATGCCGGGTTCTCCACCGCACCGCCCGGGAAACTTGTGTCGCCCTTGGTGGACGGCGGATGCGGGCCGCAGTTCGTCAACGCTGCCCAGGCCAAACGTGACCCGGACTCGTTGTGGAGCTTCATGGCTACGTTGATCCGGCGCTACCGCGAATGTCCGGAACTCGGATGGGGCCGGTTCGAGTTGCTGCGGCAACCCGCCTCATCGGTACTGGCCCATCGCTGCACGTGGGAAACGGCCAGCCTTGTACTGGTCCACAACCTGAGCCCGGAACCGGCCACCGTGACAATCGATCTAGCTACCGAAGATGAACCCGAGGACAAGTTTGTAGGTTCGGTGCTCCTGGATCTGCTCGGCGACGAGAACGTGGAACTGGCCGACGGCGGCAGGTGCGAACTGCCGCTCGGCGGTTACGGCTACCGCTGGCTGCGGGTGCTGCACGCTGAGGACCGCCGGCTGCCCTAG